One region of Clavibacter michiganensis subsp. tessellarius genomic DNA includes:
- a CDS encoding M23 family metallopeptidase has translation MAGVAAALAIAPSFTRADLAVAATAITYTWPFANVVLPDRRYGQQWDAYRPDGRKHAGADFNVGVAYRGTPVLSIADGTVVRGRYTAEASGTQTYTFGNFVTIRNGDGIYATYAHMDGAPLVNPGDRVSRGQTVGRLGSTGTNVFHLHLEMRTGDHAGDFTTQDDFDPVPFIQARLDVPIPPAIEDLPERQEMYLTRNSTGEVAVFGADYRNVAGGASGRHSFTSFQEYQDWRELVRFYNQQIDVQGLDTRGKLFLPPADITKITGVTEANWAVVNSVHGS, from the coding sequence ATGGCCGGGGTGGCCGCGGCGCTCGCCATCGCCCCGTCGTTCACCCGCGCGGACCTGGCCGTGGCGGCGACCGCCATCACGTACACCTGGCCGTTCGCCAACGTGGTGCTGCCGGACCGTCGGTACGGACAGCAGTGGGACGCCTACAGGCCGGACGGCAGGAAGCACGCAGGCGCCGACTTCAACGTCGGTGTCGCGTACCGGGGCACGCCGGTCCTGTCGATCGCGGACGGCACGGTCGTCCGAGGCCGGTACACGGCGGAGGCGAGCGGGACGCAGACCTACACGTTCGGGAACTTCGTCACCATCCGCAACGGTGACGGGATCTACGCGACGTACGCCCACATGGACGGCGCGCCTCTGGTCAACCCGGGCGACCGGGTGTCCCGCGGGCAGACCGTCGGGCGCCTCGGCAGCACCGGCACGAACGTGTTCCACCTCCACCTCGAGATGCGCACCGGCGATCACGCCGGCGACTTCACCACCCAGGACGACTTCGATCCCGTGCCCTTCATCCAGGCACGGCTCGACGTCCCCATCCCCCCCGCGATCGAAGACCTACCGGAAAGGCAAGAGATGTACTTGACCCGCAACAGCACAGGAGAGGTCGCGGTCTTCGGAGCCGACTACCGCAACGTCGCCGGAGGAGCATCCGGCCGGCACAGCTTCACGAGCTTCCAGGAGTACCAGGACTGGCGCGAGCTGGTGCGCTTCTACAACCAGCAGATCGACGTGCAGGGCCTGGACACGCGCGGGAAGCTCTTCCTGCCCCCGGCCGACATCACGAAGATCACGGGCGT